Sequence from the Zeugodacus cucurbitae isolate PBARC_wt_2022May chromosome 5, idZeuCucr1.2, whole genome shotgun sequence genome:
TTTCATAAAAGGACTACAACAAAATCTTTTGCGCTGCAACTTTTCTGAAAGTCAAAGCTTTAAGATTGGTAGTCACGAAAAGCTTTATTTACAGaggattttttatacaaaagctCTTGCATTGTAACATTTCTGAAAGTTAaagctttcttttaaaaaatacgtAAGGCCTCGGggtttctatatatacatacatacaaatataggtATCATAAAATGAACAATGAAGTAAGCTTTTATTGAAACGGATATGACAGTGACATTCTGAAGTTAACTTAAACATTTCTAATCACATTAAAGTTTGGGAATCTCAAAGTTACTGCATTATTGAGATTACTCAAGTCTAACACTGCTATTTGGAAAAGTTTAtcagataaatatatttaatttgtaaagcTTTCTAAAGCTTCATGTTCAGCATTTAACTCTGAAATATTCTACTTAACTGTACGAAACCGTtcttaaactaaaatataaaacatctggttatatattattataaatcatatttatttggcCGCCATTAATTTGTACTCTTCACTCTTTCTGCCGCTGGCAAACGCTCGTCACTGAGGCCTCATTTCTTCACTAATTTTCGCTTATTCGGAAGTAAGTAGGCTTTATAATAGAAATCGCAGAAGAGCACCAACATAATGGCCGCTTGAGTGGTGCCGAAGAACAGCGCCACTGTTGGATATAGACAGGTCCTATCGAAGAGCGCACGACCGAAATGCACGAACAATATCACAAATTGCACAATTTGCGCATGCGTTATGTGTTTCTTCCACCACAATGACTGTTTCAGCTCTGGCCTCAATACCGAAATTAAGTAATAGAAATACATAATAGCATGCACGGCTAGATTGAGTAGGGCTAGTACAGCACCATGACCGCCGGGCAGATAACGCAGATATATAAAGGTGGCCACTGTAATCATAATGTGATGGTAGACATGCAGAAAGCTCACTTGATTGTAACGTTTGCGCAACACAAAGAACACAGTGTCGGCTAAGTCGAATACTTTCAGCAAATAGTAGATGTAAGAGTATCGTAGTTCGATCATGCCGACTACGTTGCTATCCATAACGGGCATCATGCAAGTTAAGCGGTCGTATGGTTTATGTAGCCAGGTGTAGTAAGAAGCCTGcaggaaattaattaaaaacaagtaaggaaggggtaagttcgggtgtaaccgaacattttatactctcgcaatttatttatttaactttatttatattatataatatacaatttatttgtgcaaagttctgcatcgatatcttcactaatgcttactttatatattgtaaagtaaacaattcagatcgtcttcaaagttctggtatataggaagtatgcgtggttgtgaagcgatttggcctattttcacaatatatcattgggatgtaaggaaactattacaaaccaagtttcattgaaatcggtcgagtagttcctgaggtatggtttttggccgataagttggcgacgccacgcccattttccattttgtaaaaaaatctgagtgcagcttccatctgccatttcttatgtgaaatttagtgtttctgacgtttttcgttagtgagttaacccacttttagtaattttcaacctaacttttgtatgggaggtgggcgtggttatgatccgatttctttcatttttggactgtattaggaagtggctaaaaaaacgactgcagaaagtttggtttatatagctctattggtttgcgagatatgtacaaaaaacttagtagggggcggggccacgatccttcataccaaattttatttccatagctttatttacggcttagttatggcactttatgtgttttcggttttcgccattttgtgggcgtggcagtggtccgattttgctcattttcgaaagcaaccttcctatggtgccaagaaataagtgtgccaagtttcatcaagatatcttaatttttttactcaagttacagcttgcacagacggacagacagacattcggatttgaactccactcttcaccctgatcactttggtacatataaccctatatctaactcgtttagttttgggtgttacaaacaaccgttatgtgaacaaaactataatactctctttagcaacatttgttgcgagagtataataagtgaAATTAAACTTTAAGTTATACTTTTCTGCGTGTTTACCATGATCAACGAGCCGCTGTTGATGAGCACCTGCGCAGCATTGTAGACCAATAAGACGTACTTCAAGTCGAAAGCTGCGCGGTTTTCCATTAATTTCGGACCCAAATGTTTAACGAATACATAGTAAGCGACTAAAGTGAGAGTCACTTGCAACGGACTAAATAGAAAATAGTTTTCCGAGCGACGATCTGTAAGAAgtgttatatttttctataaatattcaatacattttattatgcTTTCGGGAGCTTTATAAGCTTTCacacttatttattttagtataataatatgttattttttcgttttcaagGGCTTAAAGTAAATCTTACTTAACATATGGAACTGATGATGATTCCTGTGCATAGACTAGTGAAGCATCATATTAAAGAGCTATGGTCTGTTGAGAACATGTCTGTTGTAGTAGCTAAACCTATCCAGCAGCAGCCTAATGTGATTTTGGCACAAAGAGGCcacattatttgttttaataaacagAATCACTTACGTCATTATCGGCGTTAGAGTATTAAATAGTGACAAGAATTAAGCCGAAAGATAATTTCGGAGCACATTTTCATCTCTTTGGTTACACTGCCTCATCCAGACATATTTAGTTCTACTGGATGCTTGATGCTTCTTCCTTTCATCTATAGTGTAGACgctaatattattcaataattaaagttttaatGTGATGTTGTTGGTTAGAAATTATGAAACAAGTTCCTGGccttcaaaatcatttttagtttttttgctaCTTCGCCTAGAAATTGGAAAACATGATATCTATGATTTCAATCCATTTCATCGAACAGTTGCTTCAGTTTCACTTACAATTTCGACCTTTAAGACTTTTCAGCGAgtaacaattttgtattatgggattgcaaataaatcaaaaaattattattttggaatTCTAAACCGCAAATATTTCTGTCTCatcaaaagtaaaattatacgaggtgtgttcaaaaaataacgggaattttcattttttggaaataatatttattcattcgtctacattaatgttgactACTTCAAAATAGTCCACATTCGATATTATTCACTTATGTCAGCGATTATCTCAATCGTCGAAACAGTTCTCAAACTCGCTCTTTCAATTCTGGTATGCTTATAAAACGACGGTTCTTTAAGAATctctttatttttcgaaataggGAAAAGTCACACGAAATCATGtctcatgtctggcgaatattgaGGTTCAAAAGTTGCATAGTTCACAAAAATTATGTCATAGTTTCAGCCTTTGAAttactttttcaaaataaatcccAACTTCAGCCGATTGAGTACCATAAATCGATTTCCATTTTTCTTACCTCTATATTTGTCATCGAACTCCCGCAAATAATCCCAAATCAGTTGCAGGAGAAAGAACATTGTTGCATTCAATATATTTCCACTACTCttcaatattaaacaaattttttgaaaaagttcacaAACCAAAGACAAACCACTTCTAAACACACTTGAAGCTTTAGTTGAATTATACTGAGCTTCGAGTTTAATGTTCGAAATCGAATGAACGCTAACAGCGACCACAAAATGTTGCTGCATTACATAACTCAGTACTACATTAATATAATTACATTATTCATTAGCTGAATAATTACCGCGAATGGCATAGGCAATGTAAATGGTGAGTGCATAATTAATTCAAACTCAAAGAAATTACATAACACAGCACAAAACTCACTCTTTGTCTAGgtaattatatatgtagattaggGTGgaccttattttccaaagtattccgattctagatcgcaccccctagaaatatgcgaatagcccaaaaactaatatatacaaagttttgggtcaatcaaaaaaaggtttagaggttgcgcaaggagcttgatatcctgaaaaattaagaatttttgtcatttttatgtctccatatttcaaagccacactatctggtttccataccgtaataagatctgcattttattacctttccaaaattaccacaatcttaaaaatcggtcgattgatgatagagttacagaaatacaaatatgaaagtaaatttaatgtggtgcattctcaagcgtcgcatgctcgtgatataccgttataacggttctaatgttattcttattatcttattacggtatggaaaatcAGTAAGGGATaatgtgactttgaaatatggaagtctgagacataaaaattgcaaaaattcttattttttcaggatttcaagcttcttgcgcaacctctaaaccttttctgattgacccaaaactttgtatatactagtttttgggctattcgcatatttctagggggtgcgatcgagaatccagaaactttttttatcctccatacaactaagggccaccctaatgtagaTATGCGTGTGTATTGCATTAATTCGAAAATAGcgattaccattaccattaaaCTAAGCTGAGCATTGAACTGAGTGAAAGAGGCGGAACacgttttatttttatgttcaaagttttttgttcttttttttaaacCTTAATTAAAGGCCGGCCTTATTTAAATACGTACGGCTTaatttaaatctttataaactAAATTTAGAGCCCTAAATATATATCACATTGGATGTGGGCTTAGGAGAGGGAAGTCACTTCTAATTTCTCGGTATAcactcaaaataacaacaaacctAACGTCACATTACATC
This genomic interval carries:
- the Elovl7_0 gene encoding elongation of very long chain fatty acids protein 7, encoding MFFLLQLIWDYLREFDDKYRDRRSENYFLFSPLQVTLTLVAYYVFVKHLGPKLMENRAAFDLKYVLLVYNAAQVLINSGSLIMASYYTWLHKPYDRLTCMMPVMDSNVVGMIELRYSYIYYLLKVFDLADTVFFVLRKRYNQVSFLHVYHHIMITVATFIYLRYLPGGHGAVLALLNLAVHAIMYFYYLISVLRPELKQSLWWKKHITHAQIVQFVILFVHFGRALFDRTCLYPTVALFFGTTQAAIMLVLFCDFYYKAYLLPNKRKLVKK